The following proteins are encoded in a genomic region of Flammeovirga pectinis:
- a CDS encoding chorismate mutase: protein MKDIQSLESWSVVKNGGPIAIAGPCSAESEEQLMETCRQIKDSIDITMLRAGIWKPRTRPGSFEGIGEEGLKWFANVKKELNMPITTEVANAQHVELALKYGVDVLWIGARSTVNPFTIQEIADALKGVKDVPVMIKNPINPDVALWRGAIERIYGAGIRQIAGIHRGFSSFEKTKYRNIPMWKLAIALKTEIPNLPLICDPSHIGGTRDLILPVSQKAIDLDFDGLMIETHRDPDNAWSDASQQVTPARLAEILNEVKIKKSSTDAEEVNTKLDTLRSKIDRLDNELVDVLGQRMEVVNEIGDYKRDNNLTVFQAGRWIDIFQNRPEQAAKLGLSKNFMEQLFKLVHDESIRLQTAVVNTEKA, encoded by the coding sequence ATGAAAGATATACAATCATTAGAAAGCTGGTCGGTCGTTAAGAACGGCGGTCCTATAGCTATAGCAGGTCCATGTAGTGCAGAGTCTGAAGAGCAGTTAATGGAGACTTGCCGTCAGATTAAAGATTCAATTGATATCACTATGCTTCGTGCTGGTATCTGGAAACCTCGTACGAGACCAGGTTCATTCGAAGGTATTGGTGAAGAAGGTTTGAAGTGGTTTGCCAACGTTAAGAAAGAATTAAATATGCCTATTACTACTGAGGTAGCTAATGCTCAACATGTTGAGTTAGCACTTAAGTATGGTGTAGATGTTCTTTGGATTGGAGCGCGTAGTACTGTTAACCCATTTACTATCCAAGAAATTGCTGATGCATTGAAAGGTGTGAAGGATGTTCCTGTTATGATCAAGAACCCTATCAATCCTGATGTTGCATTATGGAGAGGTGCTATAGAGCGTATCTATGGTGCTGGTATTCGTCAAATTGCAGGTATTCACCGTGGTTTCTCATCTTTTGAGAAAACTAAATATAGAAATATCCCTATGTGGAAATTAGCAATCGCGTTAAAAACGGAGATTCCTAACCTTCCATTAATCTGTGACCCATCTCATATTGGTGGTACAAGAGATCTTATTTTACCAGTTTCTCAGAAAGCAATCGATTTAGACTTTGATGGTTTAATGATCGAAACACACAGAGATCCTGATAATGCATGGTCTGATGCTTCGCAACAAGTTACTCCAGCTCGTTTAGCTGAAATCTTGAATGAAGTGAAAATCAAGAAATCTTCTACAGACGCTGAAGAAGTGAATACTAAATTAGATACTTTACGTTCAAAAATTGACCGTTTAGATAACGAATTAGTTGACGTTTTAGGGCAAAGAATGGAAGTTGTAAACGAAATTGGAGATTACAAAAGAGATAACAACCTTACTGTATTCCAGGCAGGTCGTTGGATCGATATCTTCCAAAACCGTCCAGAACAAGCTGCTAAATTAGGTTTAAGCAAGAACTTCATGGAACAATTATTCAAATTGGTTCACGATGAGTCTATTCGTCTTCAAACTGCAGTTGTGAATACTGAAAAAGCGTAA
- the aroB gene encoding 3-dehydroquinate synthase translates to MSINKVSFLSELDASTFKNLQGYTSLAVIVDENTKRDCYPLVSSLLPEHILIEVVSGEENKTLDTCQHIWQELTNAGFDRKAAVLDLGGGVIGDMGGFCASTYKRGIDFWQMPTTLLSQVDASVGGKLGIDFGKLKNHIGVFNIPDMVLIYPEFINTLPPNELRSGFAEVIKHCLIADAKHWNTVSKKPLKEQDLATIIPHSINIKDGVVTSDPTEKGMRKILNFGHTAGHAIESYLLDIPGRKLLHGEAIAVGMIAEAYLSTKFTGLKESELKEIQEYILSVYGKVEIKESDLEHLYAYLLQDKKNTGKKLSFSLLSGIGTCTYDQFIEWSDIEEAYKYYMSL, encoded by the coding sequence ATGAGTATTAATAAAGTATCCTTTTTATCAGAACTAGACGCATCAACTTTTAAAAACTTACAAGGCTATACTAGCTTAGCTGTAATTGTTGATGAGAATACAAAAAGAGATTGTTACCCTCTAGTTTCTTCTTTATTACCAGAACATATTTTAATTGAGGTGGTAAGTGGAGAAGAAAATAAAACTTTAGATACCTGTCAGCATATTTGGCAAGAACTAACAAACGCTGGCTTTGACAGAAAAGCAGCCGTTCTTGATCTAGGTGGTGGAGTAATCGGAGATATGGGTGGATTCTGTGCTTCTACATACAAACGTGGTATAGACTTTTGGCAAATGCCTACAACTTTGTTATCGCAAGTAGATGCAAGTGTTGGTGGTAAATTAGGAATTGATTTTGGTAAATTGAAGAATCATATTGGTGTATTTAATATTCCTGATATGGTGCTAATTTATCCGGAATTTATTAATACACTACCTCCTAATGAATTACGTTCGGGGTTTGCAGAAGTAATAAAACATTGTTTGATTGCTGATGCAAAACATTGGAATACTGTATCAAAAAAGCCTTTAAAAGAGCAAGATTTAGCAACAATAATTCCTCATTCTATCAATATAAAAGATGGAGTTGTAACTTCAGACCCAACAGAAAAAGGAATGAGGAAAATCTTGAATTTTGGACACACAGCTGGCCATGCAATTGAAAGTTATCTATTAGATATTCCAGGTAGAAAACTTTTACATGGTGAGGCAATTGCTGTAGGAATGATAGCAGAAGCATATCTATCTACAAAGTTTACAGGATTAAAAGAAAGCGAACTAAAAGAGATTCAAGAATATATTCTTTCTGTTTACGGAAAAGTAGAAATTAAAGAATCTGATTTAGAGCATCTATATGCTTACCTTTTACAGGATAAGAAGAATACGGGTAAGAAATTAAGTTTCTCGTTACTATCAGGTATTGGAACGTGTACTTACGATCAATTTATTGAATGGTCGGATATTGAAGAAGCATATAAATATTATATGAGTCTTTAA
- a CDS encoding NAD(P)H-dependent glycerol-3-phosphate dehydrogenase — MTKDTENTQSLDNQEELPNISKIAVIGGGSWATALVKILSDGGSSTLHWWIRNQSDIDHIKQYHSNPRYLPSAKISTDKVIPFNNIKDAIKGANCILLAVPAAFVLDAIKDLTPEDFKDKYVISAIKGLIPDQHILVTEHIERNFGVHHKKVAVIGGPCHAEEVAMEKQAYLTIASGSKRFGTALADAMSNRYIKTSSIRDIYGVEYSAVMKNIVAISCGIAHGLGYGDNFQAVLVSNAMQEVQYFLKAAYHIKRNLLGTAYLGDMLVTSYSQFSRNRTFGNMIGHGYSVKAAQLEMQMVAEGYYAVKSIFEIAKRLNIENDLPITRAVYNILYERISPIIEFRILKEQLN, encoded by the coding sequence GTGACAAAAGATACAGAAAACACACAATCGCTTGATAATCAAGAAGAATTACCGAACATCTCTAAGATAGCTGTTATCGGAGGAGGTAGTTGGGCAACTGCATTGGTAAAAATATTATCCGATGGAGGTTCTTCTACTTTGCATTGGTGGATAAGAAATCAATCTGACATTGATCATATCAAGCAATATCATTCTAACCCACGATATCTTCCTTCTGCAAAAATATCAACAGATAAGGTAATTCCCTTTAACAATATAAAAGATGCTATAAAAGGAGCGAATTGTATTCTTTTGGCTGTACCAGCCGCTTTCGTCTTAGATGCTATTAAAGACCTCACCCCTGAAGATTTTAAAGATAAATACGTTATTTCTGCAATTAAAGGGTTAATCCCAGACCAACACATTCTTGTAACAGAGCACATTGAAAGAAATTTTGGTGTACACCACAAGAAAGTTGCTGTTATTGGCGGACCCTGCCACGCTGAAGAGGTAGCAATGGAAAAGCAAGCGTACCTAACAATTGCTTCTGGAAGTAAACGTTTTGGAACTGCTCTAGCAGATGCTATGAGTAATAGATATATTAAAACATCCTCTATACGTGATATTTACGGAGTTGAGTATTCTGCAGTAATGAAAAACATTGTAGCCATATCTTGTGGAATCGCACATGGATTAGGTTACGGAGATAATTTCCAAGCTGTATTAGTTTCTAATGCAATGCAAGAAGTACAATACTTCTTAAAAGCTGCATATCATATTAAAAGAAACCTTCTAGGCACAGCATACCTAGGTGACATGTTGGTGACTTCTTATTCTCAATTTAGTAGAAATAGAACATTCGGCAACATGATCGGGCATGGTTATTCTGTAAAGGCCGCTCAATTAGAAATGCAAATGGTTGCTGAAGGTTACTATGCTGTTAAAAGCATTTTTGAAATTGCTAAAAGATTAAATATTGAAAACGACCTCCCTATTACAAGAGCCGTTTATAATATTTTATACGAACGCATTTCTCCAATCATAGAATTTAGAATTCTTAAAGAGCAATTAAACTAA
- a CDS encoding bestrophin family protein, with protein sequence MLIKKYYSIKDMTFWTRHETLLFILIASIPTVAYVIFAQKWLVLPWTPIALVGTAVAFVVGFRNNAVYDRLWEGRKIWGGIVNSSRSFSILVSDTVTNEYANDSNKLSEEELKKERITIIYRHLAWLTALRYAMRTKKQWETFMEHKTNREWASRINIPEFEIDEKEAISEYLSDAELAIVMKAPNKCTVIQKLQSQHLRKLKERGLIWEFSFLALEGHLKDLIALQGKSERIKNFPYPRQYASLNVYFVWIFLLLLPLGIIPEFAKIGQIVAESFPIIGKYFVWFSIPFSTLVSWVFHTMERIGTVGENPFEGSGNDVPISTIARGIEIDIRTCVEEDPENIPKPFEVRLNIQM encoded by the coding sequence ATGTTAATAAAAAAGTATTATTCTATTAAAGACATGACCTTTTGGACAAGGCATGAAACTTTACTTTTTATTCTTATTGCCAGTATTCCCACTGTAGCCTATGTTATTTTTGCTCAAAAATGGTTAGTACTACCATGGACTCCAATTGCTCTTGTTGGTACTGCCGTTGCGTTTGTTGTTGGTTTTAGAAACAATGCAGTTTATGACAGGTTATGGGAAGGACGAAAAATTTGGGGAGGTATAGTTAATTCATCTCGATCATTTTCTATTCTTGTAAGCGATACAGTAACAAATGAATATGCAAATGATAGTAACAAGCTTTCTGAAGAAGAACTTAAGAAGGAGCGTATTACTATAATTTACAGACACCTTGCTTGGCTCACAGCTTTACGATACGCTATGCGTACTAAAAAACAGTGGGAAACTTTTATGGAACATAAAACAAATAGAGAATGGGCAAGTAGAATTAATATTCCTGAGTTTGAAATTGATGAAAAAGAGGCTATTAGTGAATATCTTTCCGATGCTGAATTAGCTATTGTAATGAAAGCACCAAATAAATGTACTGTAATTCAAAAATTACAATCTCAACATTTAAGAAAATTAAAAGAAAGAGGATTGATCTGGGAGTTTTCTTTTTTAGCTCTTGAAGGGCATTTAAAAGATTTAATTGCATTACAGGGTAAAAGTGAAAGGATTAAAAACTTCCCTTATCCTAGGCAATATGCTAGTTTAAATGTCTATTTTGTATGGATATTTCTACTCTTATTACCGTTAGGGATTATTCCTGAGTTCGCAAAAATTGGGCAAATTGTAGCAGAAAGTTTTCCTATAATTGGTAAATACTTTGTATGGTTTTCAATCCCTTTTTCAACTTTGGTATCATGGGTTTTCCATACCATGGAGCGCATTGGAACTGTAGGAGAAAATCCTTTTGAAGGTTCTGGAAATGATGTCCCAATTTCTACTATTGCAAGAGGTATTGAAATTGATATTAGAACTTGTGTCGAAGAAGACCCTGAAAATATTCCGAAACCATTTGAAGTTAGATTAAATATTCAAATGTAA
- a CDS encoding alpha/beta hydrolase, translating to MNNLLLTSLFLLLSTSVFCQKDKIKYDIEESVHYYDEVTRQANAYINERCVVDVYYPKNKKDFPTIVWFHGGGLVNGNKEIPDALKNKGVAVIGVNYRLYPKVKAPAYIEDAAAAVAWTFKNIEKYGGNPDKIFISGHSAGGYLASMVGLDKKYLAKYNIDANDIAGLIPFSGHCITHFTVREERGIDGKQPIIDDLAPLFHVRKDAPPLLLITGDRELELLGRYEENAYMYRMMKVAGHTDTRIMELDGYDHGMVYPALPLLIKEVNRVVNQEK from the coding sequence ATGAATAACCTATTATTAACTTCTTTATTCTTACTTCTATCAACAAGTGTATTCTGTCAGAAGGATAAAATAAAGTATGATATTGAAGAAAGTGTACATTATTATGATGAAGTAACAAGACAGGCAAATGCTTATATAAATGAGCGTTGTGTTGTAGATGTCTACTATCCAAAAAATAAAAAAGATTTTCCTACAATTGTTTGGTTTCATGGGGGAGGACTTGTAAATGGTAACAAGGAAATTCCAGATGCACTAAAAAATAAAGGAGTTGCGGTTATTGGGGTAAATTATAGATTATACCCAAAAGTAAAAGCACCTGCTTATATTGAAGATGCTGCTGCTGCTGTGGCTTGGACATTTAAGAATATTGAAAAATACGGTGGTAACCCAGATAAAATATTTATTTCAGGACATTCAGCAGGAGGGTACCTTGCTAGTATGGTTGGTTTGGATAAAAAATATTTAGCAAAATACAATATTGACGCAAATGATATTGCTGGTTTAATTCCTTTTAGTGGACATTGTATTACCCACTTTACAGTAAGAGAAGAAAGGGGGATTGATGGTAAACAACCTATAATAGATGATTTAGCTCCTTTGTTTCATGTTAGAAAAGACGCTCCTCCGTTATTATTGATTACTGGAGATAGGGAATTAGAATTATTGGGTAGGTATGAAGAAAATGCGTATATGTACAGAATGATGAAAGTTGCTGGGCATACTGATACTAGAATTATGGAACTAGATGGTTATGACCATGGAATGGTTTACCCTGCTTTGCCACTTTTGATTAAGGAAGTTAATAGGGTAGTCAATCAAGAAAAATAA
- the hppD gene encoding 4-hydroxyphenylpyruvate dioxygenase, giving the protein MLTSKTQPKNDVDFLPINGTDHIEFYVGNAKQAAYFYQIAFGFKLIAYSGPETGQRDRSSYVLQQDKLRFVFTTSLEAESDIAKHVQKHGDGVKVLALWVDDAQKSFNETVKRGATVVSHPKLVSDDHGEVILASIQTYGDTVHTFVERKNYHGAFLPKFKPSHSEMEVKSVGLKYVDHCVGNVELGAMDKWVKFYEDVMGFKLLLTFDDSDISTDYTALMSKVVSNGNGYVKFPINEPADGKRKSQIEEYLDYYNGAGVQHIAVATDDIIYTVGELRKRGIEFLYVPEIYYNDLKERVGDIDEEIEELRKLNILVDRDEEGYLLQIFTKPVEDRPTLFFEIIQRKGAKSFGKGNFKALFEAIEREQELRGNL; this is encoded by the coding sequence ATGCTAACGTCGAAAACACAACCAAAAAATGATGTCGATTTTCTGCCTATTAATGGCACAGATCACATAGAATTTTATGTAGGCAATGCTAAACAAGCAGCCTACTTCTATCAAATTGCCTTTGGGTTTAAGCTCATAGCCTATTCAGGTCCTGAAACAGGCCAGAGAGACCGTTCTAGCTACGTTCTGCAGCAAGACAAACTTAGATTTGTATTTACTACATCATTAGAAGCTGAATCAGACATTGCTAAACATGTTCAAAAACATGGAGATGGCGTAAAAGTTTTAGCTTTATGGGTAGATGATGCACAGAAATCATTTAATGAAACCGTTAAGAGAGGTGCTACTGTGGTATCTCACCCTAAATTGGTATCAGATGATCATGGAGAAGTTATTCTAGCTTCGATTCAAACGTACGGTGATACTGTACATACTTTTGTAGAACGCAAGAATTACCATGGTGCTTTTCTACCTAAGTTCAAACCATCACATTCAGAAATGGAAGTAAAATCCGTTGGACTAAAATACGTAGATCATTGCGTAGGTAATGTTGAACTAGGTGCTATGGACAAATGGGTAAAATTCTATGAAGATGTCATGGGTTTTAAACTTCTACTTACTTTTGATGATAGCGATATATCTACCGATTATACCGCCCTTATGTCCAAAGTAGTTTCTAATGGCAACGGATATGTAAAGTTTCCTATTAATGAACCTGCAGATGGAAAAAGAAAATCACAAATTGAAGAGTATCTTGATTATTACAATGGAGCAGGCGTACAACATATTGCCGTAGCAACAGATGATATCATTTATACAGTAGGTGAATTAAGAAAAAGGGGAATAGAATTTCTTTATGTTCCTGAAATTTATTACAATGATCTCAAAGAACGAGTAGGTGATATTGACGAAGAAATTGAAGAACTCAGAAAGCTAAATATTCTAGTTGATAGAGATGAGGAAGGGTATTTACTTCAGATTTTCACTAAACCCGTTGAAGATAGACCAACTTTATTTTTTGAAATAATACAACGAAAAGGCGCGAAATCTTTTGGAAAAGGTAATTTCAAAGCACTTTTTGAAGCCATAGAAAGAGAACAAGAACTTAGAGGTAATCTCTAA
- a CDS encoding alpha/beta hydrolase family protein yields MKIRHLSLISLLSLLLFISSCKKDEEISVSHEVTQLPSDVTQLFKEKGNLSSNKVILYSNGGPDKELDTGYFDDLQLSNYHEVYVHQSNTLNPDVIGAKLNLTVEQAIRENAVSVEILQKVAEHFKSEGKEVYIVGHSFGAILIPALIAKHKNIAKRYLIMAGRLDFPDKLWQEFNERRGYYFKDGVTLTSQNFSQGVSETEKNETYARMRLQAGFGKNRYTTLLKDKDLSNVIYAYGQKDEPVGRLTKNEVDFLTSKNATVIEIPNGGHGSMIDLPYRTNLTSELLK; encoded by the coding sequence ATGAAAATAAGACATTTATCTCTCATCAGTTTATTGAGTTTGTTATTATTTATCTCTTCATGTAAAAAAGATGAAGAAATATCTGTAAGCCATGAGGTTACACAACTACCTTCTGACGTCACTCAATTATTTAAAGAAAAAGGTAATTTATCTTCAAATAAAGTAATTCTTTATTCCAATGGAGGGCCAGATAAAGAGTTAGACACAGGTTATTTCGATGATTTACAATTATCAAATTATCATGAAGTCTATGTTCATCAATCTAACACCTTGAACCCTGATGTAATTGGTGCGAAATTAAACTTAACAGTTGAGCAAGCAATTAGAGAGAATGCTGTTTCTGTAGAGATACTTCAAAAAGTAGCAGAACATTTTAAAAGTGAAGGGAAAGAAGTCTACATTGTAGGTCATTCATTTGGAGCAATATTGATTCCTGCATTAATTGCTAAGCATAAAAATATTGCAAAAAGATATTTAATAATGGCTGGTCGTCTTGACTTCCCTGATAAATTATGGCAAGAATTTAACGAAAGACGCGGTTATTATTTTAAAGATGGAGTAACATTAACATCTCAGAATTTCTCACAAGGTGTATCTGAAACAGAGAAAAATGAAACGTATGCGAGAATGCGACTACAAGCTGGTTTTGGTAAAAATAGATATACTACTCTTTTAAAAGATAAAGATCTAAGTAATGTAATTTATGCTTATGGCCAAAAAGATGAACCTGTAGGACGTTTAACAAAAAATGAAGTAGATTTCTTAACTAGTAAAAATGCTACTGTAATCGAAATTCCTAACGGAGGTCATGGTTCTATGATAGACCTTCCTTATAGAACTAATTTAACGAGTGAATTACTAAAGTAA
- the ileS gene encoding isoleucine--tRNA ligase produces the protein MGFKEYKGLDLVAANKEIREYWVENNIFDKSVSTRSGNPSFVFYEGPPSANGAPGIHHVMGRAVKDLFNRYKTLKGFEVKRKAGWDTHGLPVELKVEKELGITKEDIGKKISVDDYNAACRKTVMEFKEQWDELTRQMGYWVDLDTPYITFEKNYMESVWYLLKELYKKDLIYKGYTIQPFSPAAGTGLSSHELNQPGAYRDVTDTTITAQFKVVKDDNSSALFSDVHGDLFFLAWTTTPWTLSSNAALAVGNNIDYVKVQTYNAYTHEPVTVILAKNRLNAYINKKQLDADFDAYEAGAKLIPARVVGEVKGKDLVGAKYEQLLPYVTPEGKAFEVIPGDFVTTEDGTGIVHIAPTFGADDQRVANLAGIAPVVVFDEKGEPLPLVDKTGRFVKEMGEFGEQFIKAEYEDDAVTADKSYKSMDVRLAIKLKTENRAFLVAKYVHSYPHCWRTDKPVLYYPLDSWFIRTTAVKDRLVELNKTINWKPKATGEGRFGNWLENLVDWNLSRSRYWGTPLPIWRTEDGTEEICIGSVAELGEEVKKAVKAGVMPRDPKYITKDDELTEAFDLHRPYVDDIILVSKNGVPMKRELDLIDVWFDSGAMPYAQWHYPFENKDIFKGSFPADFIAEGVDQTRGWFFTLHAIAGMTQDSIAYKNVVSNGLVLDSKGAKMSKRVGNVINPFETMDEHGADATRWYMISNANPWDNLKFDIEGVKETRRKFFGTLYNTYSFFSLYANLDNFTYSEAEIPMEERQESDRWILSRLNTLIKEVDEALNEYEPTKAARAIQAFTLEDMSNWYVRLNRKRFWKGEYATDKISAYQTLYTCLETISQLMSPIAPFFSDRLFQDLNAATNKNTAESVHLSSFPEVKEELIDIDLEEKMHLAQVISSLTHSIRKKDRLKVRQPLQRILIPDVNAKVTAQIKAVQDVIAAEVNIKEIEFLTEENEGMFMKHIKPNFATLGRKYGKLMKGISAQINQMSQDDIKAIETNKGTTLDVDGNEVVLGIEDVLITSDDIPGWSMAKDQGVTVALDITLTEELKKEGIARDIVNRVQNIRKELGLEVQDKINIVAEKGNDLVNAALATFGSYICDETQALSLTVESTVANAIVVDLDGVEVKLSVSK, from the coding sequence ATGGGATTTAAGGAATACAAAGGACTCGATCTAGTAGCAGCGAATAAAGAAATTCGTGAGTATTGGGTAGAGAACAATATCTTCGACAAGTCGGTCTCTACGAGATCAGGAAATCCATCTTTCGTGTTTTATGAAGGGCCTCCTTCTGCAAACGGTGCACCTGGTATTCACCACGTGATGGGCCGCGCAGTAAAGGATCTTTTCAATAGATATAAAACATTAAAAGGATTTGAAGTAAAGCGTAAAGCAGGTTGGGATACTCACGGTTTACCGGTAGAGTTGAAAGTAGAGAAAGAGCTTGGCATTACTAAAGAAGATATTGGTAAGAAAATTTCTGTTGATGATTACAATGCTGCATGCCGTAAAACCGTAATGGAATTTAAGGAGCAGTGGGATGAATTGACAAGACAAATGGGATATTGGGTAGATTTAGATACACCTTATATCACTTTTGAGAAAAATTACATGGAATCCGTTTGGTATCTTTTAAAAGAGTTATACAAAAAGGATTTAATATATAAAGGATATACTATCCAACCATTTTCTCCAGCAGCAGGTACTGGGCTAAGTTCTCACGAATTAAACCAACCGGGTGCATATAGAGATGTAACGGATACAACAATTACAGCTCAGTTTAAAGTAGTAAAAGACGATAACTCTTCTGCTTTATTTTCTGATGTACATGGCGATTTATTTTTCTTAGCGTGGACAACTACTCCTTGGACGTTATCATCCAATGCTGCTTTAGCAGTAGGTAACAACATTGATTATGTTAAAGTGCAAACGTACAATGCTTATACGCATGAGCCTGTTACTGTAATTTTAGCAAAAAATCGTTTAAATGCTTATATAAACAAAAAGCAATTAGACGCTGATTTTGATGCTTACGAAGCTGGTGCCAAACTTATTCCTGCTCGTGTTGTAGGAGAGGTGAAAGGTAAAGATTTAGTAGGTGCTAAATATGAGCAGTTATTACCCTATGTTACTCCAGAAGGAAAAGCTTTTGAAGTAATACCTGGTGATTTTGTTACTACTGAAGATGGTACAGGTATTGTGCATATTGCTCCAACTTTTGGTGCAGATGACCAGAGAGTAGCCAATCTTGCAGGAATTGCTCCTGTTGTAGTTTTTGATGAAAAAGGTGAGCCACTTCCACTTGTGGATAAAACTGGTCGTTTTGTAAAAGAAATGGGTGAGTTTGGTGAGCAATTCATTAAAGCAGAATACGAAGATGATGCAGTAACTGCAGACAAGTCTTACAAATCTATGGATGTTCGTCTTGCAATTAAATTGAAGACAGAAAATAGAGCATTCTTAGTCGCTAAATATGTCCATAGTTATCCGCATTGTTGGAGAACAGATAAGCCAGTATTGTACTACCCGTTAGACTCTTGGTTTATTCGTACTACAGCGGTTAAAGATCGTTTAGTAGAATTAAACAAAACAATTAACTGGAAGCCAAAAGCAACTGGTGAAGGACGTTTTGGAAATTGGTTAGAGAACTTAGTAGACTGGAACCTTTCTCGTTCTCGTTATTGGGGTACTCCATTACCAATTTGGAGAACAGAAGATGGTACAGAAGAAATCTGTATTGGATCTGTTGCAGAATTAGGAGAAGAGGTAAAGAAAGCTGTGAAAGCAGGTGTAATGCCAAGAGATCCTAAATACATCACAAAAGACGATGAGTTAACCGAAGCGTTTGACTTGCACCGTCCGTATGTTGATGATATCATTTTAGTATCTAAAAATGGTGTTCCAATGAAACGTGAGTTAGACCTAATCGACGTTTGGTTCGATTCTGGTGCTATGCCTTACGCTCAATGGCATTATCCATTCGAGAATAAAGATATCTTTAAGGGTTCTTTCCCTGCAGATTTTATTGCTGAAGGTGTTGACCAAACACGTGGTTGGTTCTTTACTTTGCATGCAATTGCAGGTATGACTCAAGATAGCATTGCTTATAAAAATGTTGTTTCTAATGGTTTAGTATTAGATTCAAAAGGAGCAAAAATGTCTAAACGAGTAGGTAACGTAATTAATCCATTCGAAACAATGGACGAACACGGTGCAGATGCTACACGTTGGTACATGATATCAAATGCTAACCCTTGGGATAACCTTAAATTTGATATAGAAGGCGTAAAGGAGACAAGACGTAAGTTCTTTGGTACACTTTACAATACTTATTCATTCTTCTCATTGTATGCTAACTTGGATAATTTCACTTATTCAGAAGCAGAAATTCCAATGGAAGAACGCCAAGAATCTGATCGTTGGATCTTATCTCGTCTAAATACTTTAATTAAAGAAGTAGATGAGGCTTTAAACGAATACGAGCCAACTAAGGCAGCAAGAGCTATCCAAGCATTCACATTGGAAGACATGTCGAACTGGTACGTACGTTTAAACCGTAAGCGTTTCTGGAAAGGAGAATACGCAACAGATAAGATCTCTGCATATCAAACACTGTATACATGTTTAGAAACAATTTCTCAGTTAATGTCGCCAATCGCACCATTCTTCTCTGATAGATTGTTCCAAGACTTAAATGCAGCAACAAATAAAAATACTGCTGAGTCAGTTCACTTATCTTCTTTCCCAGAAGTAAAAGAAGAGTTGATTGATATCGATTTAGAAGAGAAAATGCATTTGGCACAAGTAATTTCGTCACTAACGCATTCTATCCGTAAAAAAGATAGATTGAAAGTACGTCAGCCTTTGCAGAGAATCTTAATTCCTGATGTAAATGCAAAAGTAACTGCCCAAATTAAAGCAGTCCAAGATGTAATTGCAGCAGAAGTAAACATTAAAGAAATAGAATTCTTAACAGAAGAAAATGAAGGAATGTTTATGAAACACATCAAACCAAATTTTGCTACTTTAGGTAGGAAATATGGGAAATTGATGAAAGGAATTTCTGCTCAGATTAATCAAATGTCTCAAGACGATATCAAAGCTATTGAAACAAATAAAGGAACAACTTTAGATGTAGATGGTAATGAGGTTGTTTTAGGAATAGAAGATGTATTGATTACTTCTGATGATATCCCTGGTTGGTCTATGGCGAAAGATCAAGGTGTTACAGTAGCACTTGATATTACGCTAACAGAGGAGCTTAAAAAAGAAGGTATTGCTCGTGATATTGTAAATAGAGTACAAAATATCCGTAAGGAATTAGGACTTGAAGTACAAGATAAAATTAATATTGTTGCCGAAAAAGGTAATGATTTAGTAAATGCAGCATTAGCTACTTTTGGTTCTTATATCTGTGATGAGACGCAAGCTTTATCTTTAACTGTAGAGAGTACTGTTGCAAATGCAATTGTTGTTGATCTTGATGGTGTTGAGGTAAAACTTAGTGTAAGTAAATAA